In Lysobacter lycopersici, a genomic segment contains:
- a CDS encoding esterase/lipase family protein codes for MARIERPFYPIIYVRGYAMTKDEIVQTTSTPYMGFEAGSTKIRQAQDGKVVKFVFESPLVRLMKDYDYRDTYASGAESAARLPARSISIHRYYDEADPAFGDGKVPSIPDAAKTLAQRILALRDSICGNNEADRKAFKVYLVAHSMGGLVCRCLLQNPDVATAEVRKMVDKVFTYATPHNGIEVGGINVPSLLSFNDMNNFNRKVMSQYLKVPADKANTLGDSGYPPERLFCLVGTNSRDYAVAHGLSALAVGQMSDGLVKIENAYVPGSPRAFVNRSHSGFFGIVNSEEGYQNLVRFLFGDICATGKLDITALPFPPEIERARKAGKKIASSYYIEATVAPRGAYTYELTSRSKSQESAMRREYSELFDKNGNLLKDARSPTLFSVFLDSSKIMAGSEVAFSIELAVSNAGYEIDGALFLKQHIPAEYLFRDTLVLFAKRDDGEWKLRYVWADQNWATGPKDQAALVRIGQKANGIPQKSASGFVVPLQSNKGFQGELTIALSPWS; via the coding sequence ATGGCCAGGATCGAGCGGCCGTTCTACCCCATCATCTACGTCCGCGGCTACGCGATGACCAAGGACGAGATCGTGCAGACCACCTCGACGCCCTACATGGGCTTCGAGGCCGGTTCGACCAAGATCCGCCAGGCGCAGGACGGCAAGGTGGTGAAGTTCGTGTTCGAATCGCCGCTGGTGCGGTTGATGAAGGACTACGACTACCGCGACACCTACGCTTCCGGCGCGGAGAGCGCCGCGCGCCTGCCGGCGCGCAGCATCTCGATCCACCGCTACTACGACGAGGCCGACCCGGCCTTCGGCGACGGCAAGGTGCCATCGATCCCGGACGCCGCCAAGACACTGGCCCAGCGCATCCTCGCCCTGCGCGACAGCATCTGCGGCAACAACGAAGCCGATCGCAAGGCGTTCAAGGTCTACCTCGTCGCGCATTCCATGGGTGGGCTGGTCTGCCGCTGCCTGCTGCAGAACCCGGACGTCGCGACCGCCGAAGTGCGCAAGATGGTGGACAAGGTGTTCACCTACGCCACGCCGCACAACGGCATCGAGGTGGGCGGCATCAACGTGCCGAGCCTGCTTTCCTTCAACGACATGAACAACTTCAACCGCAAGGTCATGTCGCAGTACCTGAAGGTGCCGGCGGACAAGGCCAACACCCTCGGCGATTCGGGTTATCCGCCGGAACGGCTGTTCTGCCTCGTCGGCACCAACAGCCGCGATTACGCGGTCGCCCACGGCCTGTCCGCGCTCGCGGTCGGGCAGATGAGCGACGGCCTGGTGAAGATCGAGAACGCCTACGTCCCCGGCAGCCCGCGCGCCTTCGTCAACCGCAGCCACAGCGGCTTCTTCGGCATCGTCAATTCCGAGGAGGGCTACCAGAACCTGGTGCGCTTCCTGTTCGGCGACATCTGCGCGACCGGCAAGCTGGACATCACCGCCCTGCCCTTCCCGCCGGAGATCGAGCGCGCGCGCAAGGCCGGCAAGAAGATCGCTTCGTCCTACTACATCGAGGCCACGGTCGCGCCGCGCGGCGCCTACACCTACGAGCTGACCAGCCGCAGCAAGTCGCAGGAAAGCGCGATGCGCCGCGAATACTCCGAACTTTTCGACAAGAACGGCAACCTGCTCAAGGACGCGCGTTCGCCGACGCTGTTCTCGGTGTTCCTCGACAGTTCCAAGATCATGGCCGGCAGCGAAGTCGCGTTCTCGATCGAGCTGGCGGTGTCGAACGCGGGCTACGAGATCGACGGCGCGCTGTTCCTGAAGCAGCACATCCCGGCGGAATACCTGTTCCGCGACACGCTGGTGCTGTTCGCCAAGCGCGACGACGGGGAATGGAAGCTTCGCTACGTCTGGGCCGACCAGAACTGGGCGACCGGCCCGAAGGACCAGGCGGCGCTGGTGCGCATCGGGCAGAAGGCGAACGGCATCCCGCAGAAATCGGCATCGGGGTTCGTGGTGCCGCTGCAATCCAACAAGGGCTTCCAGGGCGAGCTGACGATCGCGTTGTCGCCGTGGAGTTGA
- a CDS encoding GGDEF domain-containing protein: MDFGTAHGQDVAEQAGVYKTLLESTRAIPWKIDWATMRFAYIGPQIGELLGWEPGSWRTVDDWVARMHPDDRDYVVNFCVSQSKAGVDHEADYRALTQAGGYVWIRDVVHVVRNADGEVDSLIGFMFDISERKRAEEEVLRLHKRLEMLSLTDGLTGIANRRMFDQRFQAEWNDARRSRKPLSLVALDIDYFKQFNDGYGHVKGDECLQRIAHALKEIARRPRDLAARFGGEEFILLLPDTSPDAARAIAESCVQAIAGLRIPHAGSEAGDAVTASLGVGTVVVAAESQPVDFLEAVDRALYAAKAGGRNRIETVPGTPAP, encoded by the coding sequence ATGGATTTTGGAACCGCGCACGGCCAGGACGTGGCCGAGCAGGCGGGGGTGTACAAGACGTTGCTCGAATCCACCCGGGCGATCCCGTGGAAGATCGACTGGGCCACGATGCGCTTCGCCTACATCGGTCCGCAGATCGGGGAATTGCTGGGTTGGGAGCCGGGCAGCTGGCGAACGGTCGACGACTGGGTCGCGCGCATGCACCCGGACGACCGCGACTACGTGGTGAATTTCTGCGTCTCGCAATCCAAGGCGGGCGTGGACCACGAGGCCGACTATCGCGCGTTGACGCAGGCGGGCGGCTACGTCTGGATCCGCGACGTGGTGCACGTGGTGCGCAACGCCGATGGCGAGGTCGACAGCCTGATCGGCTTCATGTTCGACATCAGCGAGCGCAAGCGCGCCGAGGAAGAAGTGCTGCGCCTGCACAAGCGGCTGGAGATGCTGTCGTTGACCGACGGGCTGACCGGGATCGCGAACCGCCGCATGTTCGACCAGCGCTTCCAGGCGGAATGGAACGACGCGCGCCGCAGCCGCAAGCCCCTTTCGCTGGTGGCGCTGGACATCGATTACTTCAAGCAGTTCAACGACGGCTACGGGCACGTGAAGGGCGACGAGTGCCTGCAGCGGATCGCGCATGCGCTGAAGGAGATCGCGCGCAGGCCGCGCGACCTGGCCGCGCGTTTCGGCGGCGAGGAATTCATCCTGCTGCTGCCGGACACGTCTCCCGATGCGGCGCGTGCGATCGCCGAATCGTGCGTGCAGGCGATCGCCGGATTGCGCATTCCGCATGCCGGGTCCGAAGCGGGCGATGCGGTGACCGCCAGCCTCGGCGTCGGCACGGTCGTGGTCGCGGCGGAATCGCAGCCGGTCGATTTCCTCGAGGCGGTCGATCGTGCGCTGTATGCCGCCAAGGCGGGCGGGCGCAACCGCATCGAAACCGTGCCGGGAACGCCGGCTCCCTGA
- a CDS encoding YkgJ family cysteine cluster protein produces the protein MPGCGIRETDAPHCDRCDAVCCRLTVVLMPEDRIPARFTTRNSHGVEVMARDEEGWCVAVDSARMCCSIYEQRPAICRKFAMGGPACREVRADYADRNARGIPLRLY, from the coding sequence ATGCCGGGTTGCGGGATCCGCGAAACCGATGCCCCGCACTGCGATCGCTGCGACGCGGTCTGCTGCCGCCTGACCGTGGTGCTGATGCCGGAAGACCGCATCCCCGCGCGCTTCACCACGCGCAACTCGCACGGCGTCGAGGTCATGGCCCGCGACGAGGAAGGCTGGTGCGTCGCCGTCGATTCGGCACGCATGTGCTGTTCCATCTACGAACAGCGCCCCGCGATCTGCCGCAAGTTCGCGATGGGCGGCCCCGCCTGCCGCGAAGTGCGCGCCGACTACGCCGATCGCAACGCCCGCGGCATCCCGCTGCGACTGTATTGA
- a CDS encoding DoxX family protein, with product MRYAMLEKYRDGLLLVARILLVVLFVKFGLAKAMAFSTASDYMASTELPAPSLMALVAIAMELGVGFAIALGFFTRPLALILAIYTVIAAVIGHPYWHMSGELQYESMINFYKNLGIAGGLLLLMLTGPGRYSFDRR from the coding sequence ATGCGCTACGCAATGCTCGAGAAATACCGGGACGGGTTGTTGCTGGTCGCCCGCATCCTGCTCGTGGTCCTGTTCGTGAAGTTCGGGCTGGCCAAGGCGATGGCCTTCTCCACCGCTTCCGACTACATGGCCTCCACCGAACTGCCCGCGCCCTCGCTGATGGCGCTGGTCGCGATCGCGATGGAACTCGGCGTGGGCTTTGCCATCGCCCTGGGCTTCTTCACCCGCCCGCTCGCGCTGATCCTCGCCATCTACACCGTCATCGCCGCGGTGATCGGCCACCCGTACTGGCACATGTCCGGCGAGCTGCAGTATGAGAGCATGATCAACTTCTACAAGAACCTCGGCATCGCCGGCGGACTGCTGCTGTTGATGCTGACCGGACCCGGGCGCTATTCGTTCGACCGGCGTTGA
- a CDS encoding helix-turn-helix transcriptional regulator, whose translation MANEIKLLRFLAQDMTQAELGKRVGLTRQTIAAIEQERYSPTLDVAFRIAHVFGKRIEEVFHWTPPEGGSG comes from the coding sequence ATGGCCAACGAAATCAAATTGCTGCGCTTCCTCGCGCAGGACATGACCCAGGCCGAACTCGGCAAGCGCGTCGGCCTGACCCGGCAGACCATCGCCGCGATCGAACAGGAACGCTATTCGCCCACGCTCGACGTCGCCTTCCGCATCGCGCACGTGTTCGGCAAGCGCATCGAGGAAGTGTTCCACTGGACGCCGCCGGAAGGCGGATCCGGCTAG
- a CDS encoding YciI family protein → MLRNTLLALAVGFASAAAFAADSPSPVNAQATKFDAELARKTGADANGMRRYVLVILKTGPTRVPDGAKRDAMFAGHFANMERLAKEGKLALAGPFAKDPDGWRGLFVFAVDSIDEAKALTATDPVVVNGEMVAEYHAWYGSAATMLIPELHEKLQAPPAKE, encoded by the coding sequence ATGCTGCGCAACACCTTGCTGGCCCTGGCCGTCGGCTTCGCATCCGCGGCCGCATTCGCGGCGGATTCGCCATCACCGGTGAACGCGCAGGCGACGAAGTTCGACGCCGAACTCGCCAGGAAAACCGGCGCCGACGCCAATGGCATGCGCCGTTACGTGCTGGTGATCCTCAAGACCGGACCGACGCGCGTGCCCGATGGCGCGAAGCGCGACGCGATGTTCGCCGGGCATTTCGCCAACATGGAGCGCCTGGCGAAGGAGGGAAAGCTGGCGCTGGCCGGGCCGTTCGCGAAGGATCCCGATGGCTGGCGCGGCCTGTTCGTGTTCGCGGTGGACAGCATCGACGAGGCGAAGGCATTGACGGCGACGGATCCGGTGGTCGTCAACGGCGAAATGGTCGCCGAATACCACGCCTGGTACGGCAGCGCCGCGACCATGCTGATCCCGGAACTGCACGAAAAACTGCAAGCACCGCCCGCGAAGGAGTGA
- a CDS encoding glutathione S-transferase family protein, producing MKPTITAFERSPDCGRGLARDMRVRWALEEVGQPYDVRLVSFSGMKEPPHLARNPFGQIPTYEENGLVLFESGAIVLHIANHHSGLLPDDADARMRAIAWMLAAVATLDPPIMDRSLCALFERDQPWHAQRLATLDTQVRKRLGELSRHLGDAEWLEGAFSAGDLMTVHVLLRLRGSGLLDEVPNLATYVARGEARPAYQRAFEAQRAVFAASSPQGGTAEGDSATTIA from the coding sequence ATGAAGCCGACGATCACCGCCTTCGAACGTTCGCCCGACTGCGGCCGCGGCCTCGCGCGCGACATGCGCGTGCGCTGGGCGCTGGAGGAAGTCGGCCAGCCGTACGACGTGCGCCTCGTGTCGTTCTCCGGGATGAAGGAGCCCCCGCACCTGGCACGCAATCCGTTCGGGCAGATCCCGACCTACGAGGAAAACGGCCTCGTGCTGTTCGAATCCGGCGCGATCGTGCTGCACATCGCGAACCACCATTCGGGCCTGTTGCCGGACGATGCCGATGCGCGCATGCGCGCGATCGCGTGGATGCTCGCCGCGGTCGCCACCCTGGATCCGCCGATCATGGATCGTTCGCTGTGCGCGCTGTTCGAACGCGACCAGCCCTGGCACGCGCAACGCCTGGCAACCCTCGACACGCAGGTGCGCAAGCGACTCGGCGAACTCTCCCGCCACCTGGGCGATGCCGAGTGGCTGGAGGGCGCGTTCAGCGCCGGCGACCTGATGACGGTGCATGTGCTGCTGAGGCTGCGCGGCTCGGGCCTCCTGGACGAGGTCCCGAACCTCGCCACCTACGTCGCGCGCGGCGAAGCGCGGCCCGCCTACCAGCGCGCGTTCGAGGCGCAGCGGGCAGTGTTCGCTGCTTCCTCGCCGCAGGGCGGAACCGCCGAAGGCGATTCCGCCACGACCATCGCATGA
- a CDS encoding M14 family metallopeptidase, with amino-acid sequence MTPYPVGTPGQPWGAAEKAEWRSRQRKQRSYAGEVVSVIDALRGDFDIGQYSELDYAPDGAYPLFALRSRSWSDSLPVVLVTGGVHGYESSGVHGALRFLQRDAQKYAGKANLLVVPCVSPWGYERIQRWNPDALDPNRNFRANSPAGESAALWNLVQPLLGRFLVHIDLHETTDSDESEFRPALAARDGKEYEPGTIPDGFYLCADSARPQPAFQQAINDEVAKVTHIAPADPDGTIIGSPVVAPGVIEYDYTPLGLCAGITDARYVTTTEVYPDSPRATPEQCNEAQAAAARAAIDYALANPGR; translated from the coding sequence ATGACACCGTATCCCGTCGGAACACCCGGACAACCTTGGGGCGCGGCGGAAAAAGCCGAATGGCGTTCGCGGCAACGCAAGCAGCGCAGTTACGCCGGCGAAGTGGTATCCGTCATCGACGCATTGCGCGGCGATTTCGATATCGGGCAATACAGCGAGCTCGACTACGCGCCCGACGGCGCGTATCCGCTGTTTGCGCTGCGCAGCCGCAGCTGGAGCGATTCGCTTCCGGTCGTGCTCGTCACCGGCGGCGTGCACGGCTACGAATCCAGCGGCGTGCACGGCGCGCTGCGTTTCCTGCAACGCGATGCGCAAAAGTACGCCGGCAAGGCGAACCTGCTGGTCGTGCCCTGCGTGAGTCCGTGGGGCTACGAACGCATCCAGCGCTGGAACCCCGATGCGCTGGATCCGAACCGCAATTTCCGCGCGAACAGCCCGGCCGGGGAATCGGCGGCGTTATGGAACCTGGTGCAGCCGCTGCTCGGGCGGTTCCTGGTGCACATCGACCTGCACGAGACCACCGACAGCGACGAGTCCGAATTCCGGCCGGCGCTCGCGGCGCGCGACGGCAAGGAATACGAGCCCGGCACGATCCCCGACGGCTTCTACCTGTGCGCCGACAGCGCGCGTCCGCAGCCCGCGTTCCAGCAGGCGATCAACGACGAAGTCGCGAAGGTAACGCACATCGCGCCGGCCGATCCGGACGGCACCATCATCGGTTCGCCGGTGGTCGCGCCCGGCGTGATCGAATACGACTACACGCCGCTGGGCCTTTGCGCCGGCATCACCGACGCGCGCTACGTCACCACCACCGAGGTCTATCCGGACAGCCCGCGCGCGACGCCGGAACAATGCAACGAGGCGCAGGCGGCGGCGGCACGCGCGGCCATCGATTACGCGCTGGCGAATCCGGGTCGCTAG
- a CDS encoding iron chaperone — translation MKQPAKKATGKTAKKAASSPSGFSAAEKAAMKERARELKAEKGRAEGEADLLSKVAAMHESDRAMATRLHAMVKAAAPQLLPKTWYGMPAYANADGKVVCFFKDAKKFGDRYATFGFNDAAKLDDGAMWPTSFALLKLTAADEKKLAALVKQAAG, via the coding sequence ATGAAACAGCCAGCGAAGAAGGCCACGGGAAAAACCGCGAAGAAAGCCGCGTCGTCGCCGTCCGGCTTCAGCGCCGCGGAAAAGGCGGCGATGAAGGAACGCGCGCGCGAACTGAAGGCGGAAAAGGGCAGGGCCGAGGGCGAAGCCGACCTGCTGTCCAAGGTCGCGGCGATGCACGAATCGGATCGCGCCATGGCCACGCGCCTGCACGCCATGGTCAAGGCGGCCGCGCCGCAGTTGCTGCCGAAGACCTGGTACGGGATGCCGGCGTACGCGAACGCGGACGGCAAGGTCGTGTGCTTTTTCAAGGATGCGAAGAAATTCGGCGACCGTTACGCGACCTTCGGCTTCAACGATGCAGCGAAACTCGACGACGGCGCAATGTGGCCCACCTCGTTCGCGCTGCTGAAACTCACCGCCGCCGACGAGAAGAAGCTCGCCGCGCTGGTGAAGCAGGCGGCGGGCTGA
- a CDS encoding alkaline phosphatase D family protein, translated as MPKLDRRDFLKLAAALGATLAWGCTTVKPSSSGWRERRDLFPHGVASGDPDADSVLLWTRRPYADGRESALLLVEVAEDPAFARVIATTSAKVQAASDWTCRVLVGHLPPAGEYWYRFVDDEGNGSRIGRTLTAPRPDDPRPSKFAFVSCQCLPEGYNNGYRRMIHEDEQATPDERIGFVLHLGDFIYEVVQYPDQAKNGRFDRKLTFPIKYPKGKVVANNRFWVPDSLEDYRVAYKAYLLDPDLQDARARWPFVCIWDNHEISWNGWQSIQEFAGTDGWVAGQRLKVAGNQAWFEFQPARVLPPGSKLDTFNAPTVQDVVLKPTDFDDTGLGTEPNNLAAIDSLIIYRALRWGRHIDLLLTDNRSFRSRDPGNREEIGPLFEGDTLGFVPEELWGPVDAGRAFNGGHPPAKLTFGDKSVDNYRVAEAPQSMLGAKQKAWFLDRLRNAQATWKVWGNSLGTLDTRIDPQNLPPEAGTWKGKGYGLMSVYDWGSVWHERAEIYDTVRDAGVTGLVIVAGDRHSFWAGYAAKALPPAAFEPVGVSFVGGSMSSVGGAEANEYTQKKENNPTRALYIAEDKDGKPQATENLTLRHGVRSAFEYAASKDVQKALAVRNPELAPHLTFVDNGGHGYATVRCDADRMVTEFVCIPRPIARAPGNDGGPLRYRVRHEVPLWKAGEHPRMTQTVVEGDVGLSV; from the coding sequence ATGCCGAAGCTCGATCGCCGCGACTTCCTGAAACTCGCCGCCGCGCTGGGCGCGACCCTGGCCTGGGGTTGCACGACGGTGAAGCCGTCATCGAGCGGATGGCGCGAACGCCGCGACCTGTTTCCGCATGGCGTCGCCTCCGGCGATCCCGACGCCGACAGCGTGCTGCTGTGGACGCGACGCCCGTACGCGGACGGACGCGAGAGCGCGTTGCTGTTGGTCGAAGTGGCGGAGGATCCGGCGTTCGCGCGCGTGATCGCGACGACTTCCGCGAAGGTGCAGGCCGCGTCCGACTGGACCTGCCGCGTGTTGGTCGGACACCTGCCGCCAGCCGGCGAATACTGGTACCGCTTCGTGGACGACGAAGGCAACGGCAGCCGCATCGGCCGCACGCTCACCGCGCCACGGCCCGATGATCCGCGTCCGAGCAAGTTCGCCTTCGTCAGCTGCCAGTGCCTGCCCGAAGGCTACAACAACGGCTATCGGCGGATGATCCACGAAGACGAGCAGGCAACTCCCGACGAACGCATCGGCTTCGTCCTGCACCTGGGCGACTTCATCTACGAAGTGGTGCAGTACCCCGACCAGGCCAAGAACGGCCGCTTCGATCGCAAGCTCACGTTCCCGATCAAATATCCGAAGGGCAAGGTCGTCGCCAACAACCGCTTCTGGGTGCCGGACTCGCTCGAGGACTATCGCGTCGCCTACAAGGCCTACCTGCTCGATCCGGACCTGCAGGATGCGCGCGCGCGCTGGCCCTTCGTGTGCATCTGGGACAACCACGAAATCTCGTGGAACGGCTGGCAGTCGATCCAGGAATTCGCCGGCACCGACGGCTGGGTGGCCGGGCAAAGGCTCAAGGTTGCCGGAAACCAGGCATGGTTCGAATTCCAGCCGGCGCGCGTGCTGCCGCCGGGCAGCAAGCTCGACACCTTCAACGCGCCCACCGTGCAGGACGTGGTACTGAAACCCACCGACTTCGACGACACCGGCCTGGGCACCGAGCCCAACAACCTCGCCGCGATCGACAGCCTGATCATCTATCGCGCCTTGCGCTGGGGCCGGCACATCGACCTGCTGCTCACCGACAACCGCAGCTTCCGCTCGCGCGATCCCGGCAACCGCGAAGAAATCGGTCCGCTGTTCGAAGGCGATACGCTCGGCTTCGTCCCCGAAGAGTTGTGGGGGCCGGTCGACGCCGGCCGCGCGTTCAACGGTGGCCATCCGCCGGCGAAGCTCACGTTCGGCGACAAGAGCGTGGACAACTACCGCGTCGCCGAAGCGCCGCAGTCGATGCTGGGCGCGAAGCAGAAGGCCTGGTTCCTCGACAGGCTGCGCAATGCACAGGCCACCTGGAAGGTCTGGGGCAACTCGCTGGGCACGCTCGACACGCGCATCGACCCGCAGAACCTGCCGCCCGAAGCAGGTACGTGGAAGGGCAAGGGCTACGGCCTTATGAGCGTCTACGACTGGGGCAGCGTGTGGCACGAGCGCGCGGAGATCTACGACACGGTGCGCGATGCCGGCGTGACCGGCCTGGTCATCGTCGCCGGCGATCGCCACAGCTTCTGGGCAGGTTACGCAGCCAAGGCCTTGCCGCCCGCCGCCTTCGAGCCGGTGGGCGTCAGCTTCGTGGGTGGCTCGATGAGTTCCGTCGGCGGCGCCGAGGCCAACGAGTACACCCAGAAGAAGGAAAACAATCCGACCCGCGCCCTGTACATCGCCGAAGACAAGGATGGAAAGCCGCAAGCCACCGAGAACCTGACGCTGCGCCACGGCGTGCGCTCGGCGTTCGAGTACGCCGCTTCGAAGGACGTGCAGAAGGCGCTGGCGGTGCGCAATCCCGAATTGGCGCCGCACCTGACCTTCGTCGACAACGGCGGCCACGGCTACGCGACCGTGCGCTGCGACGCCGACAGGATGGTCACCGAGTTCGTGTGCATCCCGCGCCCGATCGCGCGCGCTCCGGGCAACGACGGCGGCCCGCTGCGCTATCGCGTGCGCCACGAAGTGCCGCTATGGAAAGCCGGCGAGCACCCGCGGATGACGCAGACGGTGGTGGAGGGGGACGTCGGACTGTCGGTGTAG
- a CDS encoding carboxymuconolactone decarboxylase family protein, which produces MSRFSVQKHYPAMQPLLALSMQVHDGGRLEPELQQLVLMRVSQINGCAFCLDMHSKDARAAGETEQRLYVLPAWRETTLYSEREQVALAWAEELTELDSHDAVPDALYERAKKVFDEDALVDLTLLVVAINGWNRINIAARTIGGHYRVPKAKAA; this is translated from the coding sequence ATGAGCCGTTTTTCCGTGCAGAAGCATTACCCCGCCATGCAGCCGCTGCTCGCCCTGAGCATGCAGGTGCACGACGGCGGCCGGCTGGAACCCGAACTGCAGCAACTGGTGCTGATGCGCGTGTCGCAGATCAACGGCTGCGCGTTCTGCCTGGACATGCACAGCAAGGATGCGCGCGCCGCCGGCGAGACCGAGCAACGCCTGTACGTGTTGCCGGCGTGGCGCGAAACCACGCTGTACAGCGAACGCGAGCAGGTCGCGCTGGCCTGGGCCGAGGAACTGACCGAACTCGATTCGCACGATGCGGTTCCGGATGCCTTGTACGAACGCGCGAAGAAGGTGTTCGACGAAGACGCGCTGGTCGACCTGACCCTGCTGGTGGTTGCGATCAACGGCTGGAACCGGATCAACATCGCCGCGCGCACGATCGGCGGGCATTACCGCGTGCCCAAGGCGAAGGCCGCGTAG
- a CDS encoding peroxiredoxin produces MRRFPSIVAIAACIAAFAMPASAALETGAKAPDFSAPAYLAGKPFTFKLADALKQGPVVVYFFPAAHTPGCNLEAHLFSEAIDKFKAEHATVIGVTAGNTDQLAAFSTETEHCGGKFAVAADPGAKIAAQYDAVLDKKPEWSNRTSYVIAPNGSIAAVHSDLNPNLHVKAMLDAVKALEAKP; encoded by the coding sequence ATGCGCAGATTCCCTTCCATCGTCGCGATCGCCGCCTGCATCGCCGCGTTCGCCATGCCCGCGTCCGCCGCGCTCGAAACCGGCGCCAAGGCGCCCGATTTCTCCGCGCCCGCCTACCTCGCCGGCAAGCCCTTCACCTTCAAGCTCGCCGATGCGCTGAAACAAGGCCCGGTGGTCGTCTACTTCTTCCCCGCCGCGCACACCCCCGGCTGCAACCTCGAGGCGCACCTGTTCTCCGAGGCCATCGACAAGTTCAAGGCCGAACACGCGACGGTGATCGGCGTGACCGCCGGCAACACCGACCAGCTCGCCGCCTTCTCCACCGAAACCGAACACTGCGGCGGCAAGTTCGCGGTCGCCGCGGACCCGGGCGCGAAGATCGCCGCGCAATACGACGCCGTGCTCGACAAGAAACCGGAATGGTCGAACCGCACGTCCTACGTGATCGCGCCGAACGGCAGCATCGCCGCCGTGCACTCCGACCTCAACCCGAACCTGCACGTCAAGGCGATGCTGGATGCGGTGAAGGCGCTGGAAGCCAAGCCCTAG
- the sigJ gene encoding RNA polymerase sigma factor SigJ, which yields MDPDIALFERHRNRLFGLAYRMLGTPADAEDVLHDAWLRLQAQDAAALDDPEAWLVTVTTRLALDRLRRAKAEREHYAGPWLPEPLAPEAERPDAVFERDESLTLSFLLLLERLGPEERAAFLLHEVFDYGHAEAAAILGIGEDACRQRVHRARARLREGRPRFHVDETAQRRLLQRFVEAMRAPGMDTLQALFAEDAVHISDGGGVARATLHPLHGAERLARLYLQLARNMEGHGVRFETATLNGAPALFMYEGTTLSTAMWIECEGGRITAIHALRNPEKLARLLAVTKPAASASLH from the coding sequence ATGGATCCCGACATCGCCCTGTTCGAACGACACCGCAATCGCCTGTTCGGGCTGGCCTATCGCATGCTCGGCACGCCCGCCGATGCGGAGGACGTGCTGCACGACGCATGGCTGCGGTTGCAGGCGCAGGACGCCGCCGCGCTGGACGATCCCGAGGCGTGGCTGGTCACCGTCACCACGCGCCTCGCGCTGGATCGCCTGCGTCGCGCCAAGGCCGAGCGCGAGCACTACGCCGGGCCGTGGCTGCCCGAACCGCTGGCGCCGGAGGCCGAACGCCCGGACGCGGTGTTCGAACGCGACGAATCGCTGACGCTCTCCTTCCTGCTGCTGCTCGAACGGCTGGGCCCGGAGGAACGCGCGGCGTTCCTGCTGCACGAGGTGTTCGACTACGGCCACGCCGAGGCTGCGGCGATCCTCGGCATCGGCGAGGACGCCTGCCGCCAGCGCGTGCATCGCGCCAGGGCGAGGCTGCGCGAGGGACGGCCGCGCTTCCACGTCGACGAAACCGCGCAACGGCGCCTGCTGCAGCGCTTCGTCGAGGCGATGCGCGCGCCCGGCATGGACACGCTGCAGGCGCTGTTCGCCGAGGACGCGGTGCACATCAGCGACGGCGGCGGGGTCGCCCGCGCGACGCTGCATCCGCTGCACGGCGCCGAGCGGTTGGCGCGGCTGTACCTGCAACTGGCGCGCAACATGGAAGGCCACGGCGTGCGGTTCGAAACCGCGACGCTCAACGGCGCGCCGGCGCTGTTCATGTACGAGGGGACGACGCTGTCCACCGCGATGTGGATCGAATGCGAGGGCGGGCGCATCACCGCGATCCATGCCTTGCGCAACCCGGAAAAGCTCGCGCGGTTGCTCGCTGTCACGAAACCGGCCGCGTCCGCGTCCTTGCATTGA
- a CDS encoding DUF6164 family protein, producing the protein MAKLLLNLRNVPDDEADDVRAMLDAHRIAFYETPASAWGIIAGGIFVKENAEIAEAKRLMADYQAQRSARVRAEYAAARRDGSAETFRTVLREQPLRVALTVLAIICLLGLVALPVLLLRG; encoded by the coding sequence ATGGCCAAGCTGCTGCTCAACCTGCGCAACGTGCCCGACGACGAGGCCGACGACGTGCGCGCCATGCTCGACGCGCACCGGATCGCGTTCTACGAAACCCCGGCGAGCGCGTGGGGAATCATCGCCGGCGGCATCTTCGTGAAGGAGAACGCGGAGATCGCCGAAGCCAAGCGGCTGATGGCCGACTACCAGGCGCAGCGCAGCGCGCGCGTGCGTGCCGAATACGCGGCGGCCCGGCGCGACGGCAGCGCGGAGACGTTCCGCACGGTGCTGCGCGAGCAACCGCTGCGCGTGGCGTTGACGGTCCTCGCCATCATCTGCCTGCTGGGCCTGGTCGCGTTGCCGGTGCTGCTGTTGCGCGGTTGA